The Anabrus simplex isolate iqAnaSimp1 chromosome 5, ASM4041472v1, whole genome shotgun sequence sequence cagagcgtgggaccgaaggtaatcaccccctcgtcacgtgtcaaatccatgctatcaagaatccaacttttaatttaattgttatataatgcataatgttcttagggcacaaaggtcatgggttcaatgtattattttattttggtatttggaatttccgtaaaaaaaaacacttttttgttttgttttcgacttgagggaGAGCTGTTTCTCACACGGACATTTCTGTGTGGCAtgatccagagttagctctgccagtagcctggtcatcttagctccaaaaggcaataacacaaatgtGATTTGCAAAGAGGTACTGGGGCAAaagaaactcagtttttcagtgagtttttataccgtagggattttcagaaaatgtcttagtgcagtagcgaggaacggttaattttatcaaattacgaaacccacgcgagcaaagccgcgggtaacagctagtgttGAATAAGAACCCTGTCCAGAAACGTACCGTTTCTCCGCTACAAGCAGAAAACCACGCGTTTAAATGCCCCACGTCTGCTGCTTCACGGAGCTGAATATTTACTTTGTCATTTGACGATGACTACCTGATGTCACGTACTCGTCCTGTTTGCTGCTTCGTAATGTGTTGTTACCTTGGTTTAGTGTGTCGTCTGCCACCCAAGAATGATACGCAGGTATAATGTTTGTAATGGTCTCTACGTCGAACTGTTCTTATAAGTACGATGCAGATGCGGGTTTTTAAGGGCATGGTGGTATTTTGCCTCTCCGGACATGGTTTGCTGTTCAAAGTGTTATGTACTCAAagtgtgttataaaaatgtagaTACAATGTGTATAATATGGAGCCCTGCTCTAAGGGAGACTTCTCTTAACCAAACCACTTTGTGTTAAAAAGCATTCGATTAAAGCTCAAATTAGGAACGCGTAATAATTCGGCTTGTATATTTATAGGTCGTGAATTGttatgatatttaaatattgcaaatGTGGAACAGTAACAAGTAATAAACACTGAAATTACTGCTGAATGTAGAAAGTTGCTTGTGAGATGATGATGAGGATAATAAAGAAAAATCGTCTGTAATGcagatctttaatttctttccccGTTGAACTTCATGAGAATCATCGCTAAGGGTACAGAAAATTAGTTATTATCAGCCCAGTATTTTATTCCTTATGTTTATTCTCTTCagtttaattttcttcttcatcatcgtcgtcgtcgtattCCTGTTCTTCCTCCCTTTCCCGTTCTTCTCTCCTCCTCCTCTCTTCTTCCTCAATCCTGCGATGCTCTTCTTGCACCTCCTCAGCAGTACGGATGTCCACTGCTACAGCATCAAATATGATGCAAGCCGCTGTAGAGTTGTCCACTGTGTTGTACAGACGGAAGAAGTGTTGATGCGGCCTACCATAAAGCAGTTCTTTCTCTTCGGGATAGAAGCGTGTAAAGTTGATGGGTACTGCTGCCACCTCGTGGTCCCCCTGTTAACAGTCAGCACAACCTGTATTAATTATATCAAAGCGACAGTATAAGGCGTataagctaatgtgtcattatcttctgcccacaaagcaacaaaactgttaaaaataaaaccgtacaaacccacccctgcccaatatttaagaggacctgacagtttcgctagggttcggtattgtaaccggttgcttcagtcagttcgcgATGGGTATGTtcacccagaacttttattttatagtgataaagcatggctacacttaagtggctatgtaaatagtcaaaacaattcCTACTGGTGTggagaaaatccccaccagctgcatgtccgtccacttctttatgtaaagataggagtttggtgtgcaataagtgctcgcagaattatagggcctaatTTTTCCCTGAAACAAATGCTGATCGATGtgtagacctcattctcagaccattctttcaagagctgacggaaaaagaaaggagtaatggttactttatgcaataTAATGCGACCGCACGCACTGCTAATCGCTCTATGGAGGTAATggagttttcgaagatcgtgtggttaattatccccctagatctcctgatttaaatcttTGTGATTATCACccgtgggggatgctgaagggaaaagtgtatgtgaaaacACTCactcgagagaagaactacaagagaacattacacaagttatttcgaacatcacacgggctgagattcgccgagtgtctgcaaacctatttacgaggtgtcaggtgtgtttgacagctgagggacaacattctgaacatgaaatataatgccaggtaggtttcagactaatagtttcactagaaatggatttctgtaagAGTGAATTGCCGTgggtagtggggaggaaaagcgcgcattatataccgactagcgacggagtgtcattgcgccagtcATGCCGTGCTCTTGGGTGGTGCTGCGGAgcgagccaaaaaaaaaaaaaaagacccagtATGTATGCttgtttataaaatagtgattaaataacgagaaatgaaggcacaaggcgtggtgtaatacaggaagtcttctcgtagtgggggaaagtcccaagctgtgcagcgtggagataaggtgttgcatcttatATTCACATCACGGCATCTTACAGCAGTCAGTGAGttagtattcatagtgagagaaatggagcaagaggtaggaccatcgcgtgtagtgaagcacaaaagtgGAAACCGCTCAGAAGTGGCCATAGGCTGTGGATTGTGAATGTTTTCGatgaactaagtgaacagaatccatgtttagtcgtttattcagaagttcagatcttcgcacttcgaacacgagacgttgacggagTGGAGGTCGGTAGtacacgctcagcaaatcacaactctttctttggcggaggcgtagacataccatgtttacatcaggattaaacgctcgtgaaaataataattattaaattcagtggcaTATGGCTTTAACGATTGACCATTCCTTTAGGAGCAAATTAGTGCAAACAGTAAAgcacgatgttttttttttttttttttgtgccattGGGGGCCAACTGAATGCTTAGAGTAGAACGACTAATATGGCTTTGATTTCTAGTAGGAGATGCTCAGTAGGGTTTTCTAGCTCTTTAGTGATTTTTGGTACAAGGCAGTTACAATCTTATTGCTATAGAATATTTGGCTGTTTTATGTCAGTTTGCTCGAGAGTGGTAGTGGTTTAAAACCAGTGTTACAATCTGGGGAAACATTGGGGTGATATACCTTTCACAATAATGACTGTATTATCAACGTACCAAATCTTTCTCTTTAAGGGAAGTATGAATGGCCAGTtcgttgattttttaaaaatgcagaaaCATTATTTGGAATTTGTTGACTAATTCGGTGTACGATCGGGTTGAATGGAAGTATATTAAATTCAGTTCCATTTTAATAAGTTGCATAGGGCATTTTTAGGATTTCATAAACCATTGGTCTGTTAAAAAATATCTCAAGAACCATAAGGTCTCCAAGGACCTGTTTTGATGTGCATTCTAGAGTAAACCTTGTTTGCATGAGTTGATAAGACTGGCATAACAGttgtgattcttttttactttGTGCATGCGATAATCTTGGTATAACGTATGTAATTTTTTCATTCTTTGTGGTGTTGTGCTAGGGTACTGTTGATCTTGTCTTTTTTAGACAGATAACCCGTTTTATCAGGAACTATAAGAGCTAGACTCTTGATTTGTTTTTATGATATCCTTATGACGCTATACCTCTAGAATGGTAGAGACAGCTTGTATAGTTGCagtaaaacaaacacacacacacacacacacagtaagaaATGTCCAAAAAATACAACAGAAAAAAAATCTATGTACGGTACTTCAGTCGAACTAGAGAAGAAAGTACATGAATCATGTATAAGTAACCTGTAAAAGTTTCATTAAGTTGCATTAGGTCATAAAGTTAGCAAATTTAACATTAAGTCGCTGGAATTTCACCAAGGCGCTCGCGGTTCGAATCCCATTCACGATATTAACGGTCATGTAATTTACAAGCTTGCTTTGCTTTCAAGCGTACAGTAAATTATTACTACCGGGTGGGTTTTAgcatatttgcatgttttattTCCGCGTTGTAAATCGTATGCCACTGTTATAGGCTATAAATTAGTATCATGTTACTTGCAACAAAAGGACAACGTTTTGTAATACATATACATTCATATTTAAGTTATTCGGGCATATTCCAGCTTTTAGTGCATGTAAAAGGATGTttgttcatatttttattttagcAATCCGGTGGATGAGACAAGATTAAGAATGTGGAAAATTGGAGaagtgaaaaaacaaaagagatGGAGACATCGGAACTCatgtcattttttatttatttcttgtcgTCTGACGACATTCAAATTTCAAACAGTGTACTGTTGTCGGTGAATAACTGTAATTCCGCGACAGTGACCTTACAGAGGTTTCAATTTCTGTATCGTATTTTGTATTTCGACGATTCTGAGACAAGTCGAGAAAGGGAAGTCTTTGACAACTGTAGGATTCATAATATGAAAGTTGAGATTGAAGTATTGTATTAATTGGCTGTGACCACGTCCAAAGTTGCTTAACTCTGTGGCGCTTTTTAAGCAGTGAAACTAATTATTTTGAAAGCAGCTTGTTGTCACCGTCTCGTAAGTGCGCCACCTTGGCTTCTTCCCTTCATTTCAGAGCTTCGTTAGTCTGCTGTTTTCGGGGTGTGATGAAGGAGTTGTTGGGGGCTCGGTTGTCGTAGCTGGTTTGGGCTGCAACTGGCGAGGTTCGAAGGGGGACTGGTTCTGAGGCTCAGGAGGGGTGGGGGATGTGGATTGGGTTTCGGCTTTATGACTGTTTAATTGTGCAGTGCGCTTTAATTGCCCTTTCAGTGAACGGACAGCCAGGGAATGAAGCTGCATGATTCCTTTGTCAATTTGCACACCTTGCTTGATCCCATGGCGGTGGTTACCAACACATCATTTTGTTGCAGCGGATGATTTGATTTATGAGCAGAAAGCTGCAGAATGTTTTAATTTTGGGCAGCATTGGGTTGTAAGTGATGTGTTAGTGTGTGGTGTTCTTGGCTGATGGTGTAAGGTTCGAAGTCCGCCTTTGACCTAAGGTTGGTTAGCCTTATGGGCAGAGTTTTTAAGCCTGCCCTTAGCTTTAGTTTGTGTGGGTGTGTGTGCCTTATAGGCAGAGTTTTTACGTTTGCCTCATTAGCCTTGGGTTGTGAGGTGGGTGGGACCATGATTCGGATAGGCCTAGGGTTCCGATACCTTTGCCGTCTCAATCTCGGGCAGTGTCGTGTTGGAGCTCGGCGctgggccgggttcgattcccttgtTTTAGGTTTTGTTTGCGGTTTAGCTGTTTCTGTGTACTTAGGTTGTGGCTTAGGCGTTTGTGTGTACTTGGAAAAATGTCTGTGCCGTGTGGTTGAGTCGGCGGTGGAGGTTCCAATTTGGGAGCTTATGGTGCGGAATGGGAAGTGAGAGTAATTAGTTAGCCCCTTAGGGGATAATGGACTTCAATAGCGGATAATGAACGCGGTCGCTCTGCGTAATGAATGTTTTGCCAACAGGGGTAGTGCGAGATGGTTCTTGACATTTTAGTGCAAGTTTccagttgaaagtttatttcgagtacattTCGGTCATGAAAATGcaatatgcaataataataataataataataataataataataataataataataataaagcactcacAATTACTTGGTGTCTGCACTCATGCCGATTTTCGCCTAGTTTACAAGCGGTGGAGGAATGTATCTACAGTACTATTATCTTACAGTACTtgtttggtaatgtggtgtgctaATGAAGAGGCCTGCCAGAGGCTTAAATTCCCAGTCTGGTCAGTAGTCGGTCTTGGTTCCCTTTGAACTGAAGATagctacactgaccattcagcccatgGGTCCAACAGGGAAGAATCCCTATAGCTTGAAGAATAGTTTTGCTGAACACAGTAGGAGATGCCCATGGAAGCCGAGAAAATGAAAGCTAAGGCTTCGAATACTCTAATATAGTTTCGTTAGAAAGTTAACAAGAGTAGACTCACGGAAGCCAGACAGGAAAGGTATAAATAAGGGAAATGACAGAATCATTAGCCGGGACCTCGTGGTAAACACACACCTCTGACCAATTGTTTGTCAGGGAATACACTTCCTTCTACGACCGTGTTTGCAAGTACTTGGTACGCTGATCATTCTCGATGAAGCATGATCTGACGTACTTAGTCCATATTCATTCATTGAGCAGTAGTATACTCATGCTGAAAGAAAGTAGACTGATACGAGGTTGCCTAGATCTAACAGGAGACAGATGTTTCATAGCCGTCGGCACTTACCGGTTGTAGAGGGCAGGGgctcttcagagcaccactgcccTCCAGTTCGTTCCAAACTAATGTATCGCACAGCTCTTCCATATTCCTCATCTCAGACTCCCCGAGGTCCACGTACTTGTATGCAGCATCTCGCATCTCTGTCAGCTGTATTGTCCACTGTGAAGAAAAGACCACTTATGTATTAATCATATCGTAACAATTTTGATGATTAttgataaatataaataaaattattcaaaaacttaataaaattaataagcataattaaccgaaatgtccgtagtatgggcgccagagttcacaagaatggatccctcgaatttagataagagcatgataaactgtatatccctggacgtgtacataatgctgcgtactggtacatctgctgcaggccttacctaacctcctgaaaacgactaattaggtagaaaccgcacctaggttcatcaataacactgattctaaaatagctaactatattcttaacaaattccgtgcatgagcacctcatcaacatacaacattatacatataatacacacataaaatattgctggaagactccatatttacaacaacaacaacaataataatgaaaatcgtgggaaaacgaaagcgagaactaagctaccatttgtagatagtccgatgtacatgtatgaagataaatacccttcactgtctctatatcaattcgacttaccgattctcataatcggcagttatcgcatcacacagatactgtaccttgtactactgtgttcacatattttaacacttgttgtaaagatatacacacacgtctgtcgatcctcaacataaattatggaaagtctgagatagctttcaccaacatataatgctaggccgccacaagtgctacattacttaatgcgcaagcactctccacaatcatccactttccacgaacataacaagactacgctccacgaacgtttgaagtccagtccattgcagccgtgtcactccagtaccgtgtatcagcaccacttccttcccgtacagtgcgtcagttgtagttctcttatacagtgtcactggttgtagttatcttccttctcgttcctttacaatcaccccggttgccgccgtatgatcaacctttatagacatcaacacccccctcctctcagatgatacgtctggattggtgcttgccagccaatcatgagtgaacctcttgtcaagaccttgctcccaagagataaacaaactctggggtttgcctcggatgagtcaccaaactttcctaatacaacaacaagctcatctcatcaggctggggtatatacatgactcatgaatttcccgacacaagtacatcacaacaaacactggggtagccatatgactcaaccaaattaccagagttattaatgtttacccactcgtgcaaaacaaattactcatacctacatatgtggatatcttccagcttaccaatataaatggcaatatacaaatgaaatactga is a genomic window containing:
- the LOC136874314 gene encoding uncharacterized protein, producing the protein MQLTIVLVFLVFANTVHGYFNKPNLTMELRGVRRCRRKTKYQAGFNLTSIYFQELNLYGITGKFNIPENLLEHLKWTIQLTEMRDAAYKYVDLGESEMRNMEELCDTLVWNELEGSGALKSPCPLQPGDHEVAAVPINFTRFYPEEKELLYGRPHQHFFRLYNTVDNSTAACIIFDAVAVDIRTAEEVQEEHRRIEEEERRRREEREREEEQEYDDDDDEEEN